A stretch of the Brevundimonas sp. MF30-B genome encodes the following:
- the addA gene encoding double-strand break repair helicase AddA: MTSPLSPADIARANQAVAADPGLSVFVTANAGSGKTSTLVNRVARLLLKRVRPGDILCITYTKAAAAEMQTRLFDKLGGWAVADDSALSESLAELDGRDPRSLTAEELSEARRLFARALETPGGLKIQTIHAFCESLLRRFPLEAGVAPGFEVLEDQAALALSHRARADLARAALNQPDGRVGRAYSHFAVELAFDAFNALLGVIEARRESLNAYLLAIAEGRAPSPYHLTGVTPDETPQSLSDDFMRYLDRTAWNAAADAMATGGIMDQRCAERMRAAKQDWTFDSVGQVFLTSGEPRKQLTTKGSPPGAVEFLTRTSGQYLATLQRVRAARVADETMKVLALADEHHALYKTAKAEAGALDFTDLVSRTADLLTRRADAAWVLYKLDGGIEHVLIDEAQDTAPEQWAIVRALTEPFFAGDGSERPTDVPARTVFAVGDEKQSIYSFQGARPERLRQEAQVYDQAVRHAGHAFQEVPLDTSFRSTEEVLAFVDAAFHAPERARALVGETGEIPRHLPARLGQHGSVDLWPLFQEPATKPPEAWTAPVDQEGPQSARKQLARALAREIRRQVEAGVTIHDRKAPEGRRAVRYGDFLILVRRRDATFEEIIRALKAKGAPVAGADRLKLNAHIVFDDLMALARFALYPDDDLSLAEVLRGPFCDVPDFGPAHALYPLADAEARNGRSLWRALRERAAEHPQWTEARDLAGALIASRGRDPLAFFSLALNRLGPDGRSGRARILHRLGREAEEAIDETLAQILAAEARGGTDLETCLALLEQADVQVKREMEGARDEVRVMTVHGSKGLEAPIVILPDTTGKAKPQGPTLMAVDQADGTEAWLMCPSSKAGDCDASALARQGRIDRTDAESLRLLYVALTRARERVIVMGRAMGRPKEGFEPGSWWDVVGQTFESLLADGRARDIGDGKFRFGVDPVEAGAAPGEAASSITLPAWVSERPAADPGARLAAPSKLAGDIGGRAPSPLDRAAGGLGRFRRGDLIHRLLERLPEAAPGAWPDLARRLLARETDLSDAVRDEMIQAALGVLGDERFAAVFGPGSRAEVALTGAAPGLPAGMVLSGRIDRLVVTPERVLVVDYKTNRPAPDRIEHADPAYVLQMAAYRAVLQRLYPDRPVEAALVWTDGPRLTPVPAAIMDAALGAATLAG, from the coding sequence ATGACCTCGCCGCTCTCCCCTGCCGACATCGCCCGCGCCAATCAGGCCGTCGCCGCCGATCCCGGCCTGTCGGTCTTCGTCACCGCCAACGCCGGCTCGGGCAAGACCTCGACCCTGGTCAACCGGGTGGCGCGCCTGCTGCTGAAACGGGTGCGGCCCGGCGACATCCTGTGCATCACCTACACCAAGGCCGCCGCCGCCGAGATGCAGACGCGGCTGTTCGACAAGCTGGGCGGCTGGGCCGTCGCCGACGATAGTGCGCTGTCGGAATCCCTGGCCGAGCTGGACGGGCGCGACCCCCGGTCCCTGACCGCCGAAGAGCTGTCGGAGGCCCGGCGGCTGTTCGCCCGCGCGCTGGAGACGCCGGGCGGGCTGAAGATCCAGACCATCCACGCCTTCTGCGAAAGCCTGCTGCGTCGCTTCCCGCTGGAGGCCGGCGTGGCGCCGGGGTTCGAGGTGCTGGAGGACCAGGCCGCCCTGGCCCTGTCGCACCGGGCGCGGGCGGACCTGGCGCGGGCAGCGCTGAACCAGCCCGACGGCCGTGTGGGCCGGGCCTATTCACACTTCGCGGTCGAGCTGGCGTTCGACGCCTTCAACGCCCTGCTGGGCGTGATCGAGGCGAGGCGCGAAAGCCTGAACGCCTACCTGCTGGCCATCGCCGAAGGCCGCGCGCCCAGCCCCTATCACCTGACTGGCGTCACGCCCGACGAGACGCCGCAGAGCCTGTCCGACGACTTCATGCGCTACCTGGACCGCACCGCCTGGAATGCCGCAGCCGATGCTATGGCGACCGGCGGCATCATGGATCAGCGCTGCGCCGAGCGCATGAGGGCGGCCAAGCAGGACTGGACATTCGACAGCGTCGGTCAGGTTTTCTTGACATCGGGAGAGCCGCGCAAACAGCTGACGACCAAGGGGTCGCCGCCCGGCGCGGTCGAGTTCCTGACCCGGACCAGCGGCCAATATCTGGCGACCCTGCAGCGCGTCCGCGCCGCCCGCGTCGCCGACGAGACCATGAAGGTGCTAGCGCTCGCCGACGAGCATCACGCGCTTTACAAGACGGCCAAGGCCGAGGCCGGCGCGCTGGACTTCACCGACCTGGTCAGCCGCACCGCCGACCTGCTGACCCGCCGGGCCGACGCCGCCTGGGTGCTGTACAAGCTGGATGGCGGGATCGAGCACGTCCTGATCGACGAGGCGCAGGACACAGCGCCCGAGCAATGGGCCATCGTGCGCGCCCTGACCGAGCCCTTTTTCGCCGGCGACGGAAGCGAGCGTCCCACCGACGTTCCGGCGCGCACCGTCTTTGCCGTGGGCGACGAAAAGCAGTCGATCTACTCCTTCCAGGGCGCCCGTCCCGAACGGTTGCGTCAGGAAGCTCAGGTCTATGACCAGGCCGTGCGCCACGCCGGCCACGCCTTTCAGGAGGTGCCGCTCGACACCTCGTTCCGCTCGACTGAAGAGGTGCTGGCCTTCGTGGACGCCGCCTTCCACGCGCCCGAGCGCGCCCGCGCCCTGGTCGGCGAGACCGGCGAAATTCCGCGCCACCTCCCCGCGCGTCTGGGCCAGCACGGATCAGTGGACCTTTGGCCGCTGTTCCAGGAACCGGCGACCAAGCCGCCAGAGGCCTGGACCGCGCCGGTCGACCAGGAAGGCCCCCAGAGCGCGCGCAAGCAGCTGGCCCGCGCCCTCGCCCGCGAAATCCGCCGCCAGGTCGAGGCGGGCGTGACGATCCATGACCGCAAGGCGCCCGAGGGCCGGCGCGCCGTGCGCTATGGCGACTTCCTGATCCTGGTGCGCCGCCGCGATGCGACGTTCGAGGAGATCATCCGCGCCCTGAAGGCCAAGGGCGCGCCCGTGGCTGGGGCCGACCGACTGAAGCTGAACGCCCACATCGTCTTCGACGACCTGATGGCCCTGGCGCGCTTCGCCTTGTATCCCGACGACGATCTGAGCCTGGCCGAGGTGCTGCGCGGGCCCTTCTGCGACGTGCCCGATTTCGGACCGGCGCATGCGCTGTATCCTCTGGCCGACGCCGAAGCCCGGAACGGCCGGTCCCTATGGCGCGCCTTGCGCGAACGGGCCGCCGAGCACCCGCAATGGACCGAGGCGCGCGATCTGGCCGGCGCCCTGATCGCGTCGCGCGGGCGCGATCCGCTGGCCTTCTTCTCCCTGGCTCTGAACCGGCTCGGCCCCGATGGCCGTTCGGGTCGGGCGCGCATACTGCACAGGCTGGGCCGCGAGGCCGAAGAGGCGATCGACGAGACCCTGGCCCAGATTCTCGCCGCCGAGGCGCGCGGCGGGACGGACCTGGAGACCTGCCTGGCGCTTCTGGAACAGGCCGACGTCCAGGTGAAGCGCGAGATGGAGGGCGCGCGCGACGAGGTGCGCGTCATGACCGTGCACGGCTCGAAGGGGCTGGAGGCGCCCATCGTCATCCTGCCGGACACCACCGGCAAGGCGAAGCCGCAGGGCCCGACCCTGATGGCCGTGGATCAGGCGGATGGGACCGAAGCGTGGCTGATGTGTCCGTCGTCCAAGGCCGGCGATTGCGACGCCTCGGCCCTGGCGCGTCAGGGCCGGATCGACCGCACCGACGCCGAGTCGCTGCGCCTGCTCTATGTCGCCCTGACGCGGGCGCGCGAGCGGGTGATCGTCATGGGCCGCGCCATGGGCCGTCCCAAGGAAGGGTTCGAGCCCGGTTCGTGGTGGGATGTCGTCGGCCAGACGTTTGAGAGCCTGCTGGCCGACGGCCGCGCGCGCGACATTGGCGACGGCAAGTTTCGCTTCGGCGTCGATCCGGTCGAGGCGGGCGCGGCGCCCGGCGAAGCCGCCTCGAGCATTACCCTGCCGGCCTGGGTCAGCGAGCGGCCGGCGGCGGATCCGGGCGCGCGGCTGGCGGCCCCGTCCAAGCTGGCGGGCGACATCGGGGGCCGCGCGCCGTCGCCGCTCGACCGGGCGGCGGGCGGTCTGGGGCGGTTCCGGCGCGGCGACCTGATCCACCGGTTGCTGGAGCGACTGCCCGAGGCCGCGCCCGGCGCCTGGCCCGACTTGGCCCGTCGGCTGCTGGCGCGCGAGACGGACCTGTCGGATGCGGTCCGTGACGAGATGATCCAGGCCGCGCTGGGCGTGCTGGGCGACGAGCGGTTCGCCGCCGTATTCGGGCCCGGATCGCGCGCCGAGGTCGCCCTGACCGGCGCCGCGCCCGGCCTGCCGGCCGGCATGGTGCTGTCGGGACGGATCGACCGGCTGGTGGTGACGCCCGAGCGGGTGCTGGTGGTCGATTACAAGACAAATCGGCCGGCGCCGGATCGTATCGAACACGCCGATCCGGCCTATGTGCTGCAGATGGCGGCCTATCGCGCGGTGTTGCAGCGGCTGTATCCGGACCGCCCGGTCGAGGCGGCGCTGGTGTGGACCGACGGGCCTCGGCTGACGCCGGTTCCAGCGGCGATCATGGACGCCGCCCTTGGCGCGGCGACGCTCGCGGGCTAG